The following nucleotide sequence is from Ahniella affigens.
TCCTGCAAGGTCGCGGCAATTTTGGCTGCATCGGCGGCTTTGCCGAGTTTGCTATTGCCCTTCAGCAGCTTGCCGATTCGCGCTTCATCAGGAAAGGGCTCCTGATCGCCAACGTGCAACTTGGCCCAAGCCTTGTCGAGCTTATCGCCAGCGTAATCGAAGGCTTTGTCCGAGAGGGTGAATGCCGCCCACTTTTTGCCTGCCATGATGCTGCTCCGCGATAAGGATTCGCACGAGCATCTTCGATTCTGCTGAAACTGGCAAGGGCTACACGTTGTGGGGCGGGAGTGCCAGTCGCACCGAAGGTACGCCTATTCGTGCATCAACCTGTCGGCTCCCTCCCCCGCGATCGCGGGGGAGAGTCCCGGATCGGGCTGCTTGCGATCAGGATTGGCACGACCCACAACTTCCTTTTGCCACAATCGTCAACGATTCATTGCGGGGCCGAAACAGGCTGAGTTCGGGTTCCGGATCCCGGCAGTCGCGGGGGCGAGCGATGTGCCGGGCGCGCGAGTCGCATGCGCCCAGGATGGGCGCTCCCAGCCAGCCTGCGAAGGAGCAGGCGCTGCAAGTGTGACGATCGACATTGATTGAGGTTGCAACCGCAAGTCACGACGACGTATCCAAGTTGCCATCGATCCGCCAGTCGTGGCCGGATCACCAATGGGAGTCGTGCAGATGCAATGGAATGTCGTAATTCGGATTGCCGGGGCCTTGGCGATTGCGCTGGCGGTTCAACATGTTTCGGCGTGTGCAGACAAGCCGAACCAATCGGATGGCGACGCCAAACGATTTTCAGTGCAATTGGATGGCTGGCTGACCAAGACCAAGGTGGCCAGTGCATCGGTGGCGGTCGTGCGCGATGGGCGCTTGGCGTTTGTTGCGGCCGCAGGTCATGCCAGTCCGGAGCGCGCGGCAAGCCCAGAGACCCTCTACAACGTGGCCTCACTCGCAAAGCCGCTGACCGCTGAGATGAGCTTGCGCTTGCTGCACGATCGCCACTGGTCGCTCGATGAGCCATTGGACACTTGGTGGGTTGATCCCGACATTGCGGACGATCCTCGTGCCAAACAGCTCACGGCCCGCATCCTGCTCAGCCACCAAAGCGGTTTTCCGAACTGGCGCGATGGGCGTCTGGCTTTCGCGTTTGCACCGGGAACCCGATTTGGATACTCCGGCGAAGGCTACGAATACCTGGCGCGGGCGCTTGCGGCGCGCGCCGGCAGCGGTTTCGAGTCTCTGATGACCAAGACGGTGCTGGAACCACTCGGCATGCGTCGCACGGTACAGACCAAGCAACCGTGGCTGCACGACCAATTCGCCATTCCGTATGACGCTGAGGGTCATCCCATGCCGCCACAGTTTGCGCGTAGCGCTTCAGCGGCCGACGATCTGTACACCACCGCGACCGACTATGCGCAATTGATCCTGTCGGCGATGCAGGGCAGCGGGATATCCAAGTCGCTCTCTGCGGCGCGCCAAGACATTCAGGTTGATCGACTGCATGACCTCTGTGGCGACCGCGCGCCGTCCCGCTGCCCCAGTGCCGCGGGGTTCGGGCTTGGCTGGGAAATCTTCAAGATCGGCAATCAGCGTTACCTGATGCACACCGGACGCGACACTGGCACGTTCGCATTGGCCTACTTCAGCCCTGAGCGCCAGACCGGTGTCGTGATTCTGACAAACAGCGACCAGGGTGCCGCCGTCGTGCTGCCGATTCTCGATCACCTGGCGTTGGATCCGGCTTTCACTGATTGGTTGCGGGAACTTGCTTCCGGACCATAGATCGATTTGTGGCGGGTCTGAACGAGTCCATCCTGGACGTTCCGACCCGCCATAGTCAAGCCGGATTCCGCGTTGACGCCATGCTGCGTCAATCCGTGACGCGTGCCATTACATGCGCGTCGACATACCGGCCATCGCGATACGCGTAGTTCCGGCACGTGCCTTCAATCACAAAGCCGTGCTTTTGGTACAGCGCGATCGCGGCTTTGTTATCGGTATAAACTTCGATCTCGATCCGGCGGACATTCATCCAGCGCTCGCAGCTGTCGATCGCCGCAGACAATAGGGCGCTGCCCACACCCAGACGGCGTGCCGTCGACTTGACGCCCATTCCGATGGTCGCCACGTGCTTTCGGCGCGGATGTCGGAATAGATCCAATCCGAGTTGGCCTAGTATTTCGCCGGCGCGCTCCGCGACCAGGCAATAGAAGCCATCGCGTGTCGGGTCGAGCTTCTGGGCCCAATGCGACAAGGGCTGATAGGGCAGCTGGAGCGTATCGCCATAGGCCTGAAGCTCACCGTAAAGCGCGTGAATCTGAGGTAGATCTGCTGGTTCCAGATGGCGAACAGTGATGGTGGACATAGCCTTCGCAGAATTGCGTATACAGGCCCCGAATCGTACGTCAAAACGCTTGTCTTAAGGCCAGAAGCATTGGCTGACCAATCGAGGCCCCGCAACGGGCGTTGATCGCACGGCAGCCGCCCGTCGCATCAGGATCCGCTGGCTGAGTGCAGCCAGCGGACTGATTCGCTTACCACAAGTACACGGTACTTCTGGCGAGCGTGCCTTTATTGCTTGTTTGACGCCGGAGGCACGAGCGGCACATTGCTCGGCGAGAATAAGTGACTGGTGCCCGTACTGGTGGTCGACTGATGGCAGCCAAAACAACCCATGTCAGGGGTGGCGCTGCCTTTCTGGTGGTACGTCTCCATCGTTGCGTTGGCGAGCAGCAGGGAGCCGACGAGGTGACTGTCGGTGGGGCTGGACGGAATGGATCCATTGTTCGTCCACACGCCGCCAACCTGGAAGTAGTTGGCGCGCATGTCGTTGACCATGGTGAGCATCGCGATGATGTCGCCGTTCAACGAGATCAGCTCGCTATTGTTCTCGGCCGAAGCGGGTGTTGGCGCATTTCCCCAAGGATTGACGCGGTACACGTTGTTCTGACTGATGGTGTTGCCGGCAGTCGCATTGATGTTGCCGGTCGACCCATCGACTGTCATTTGGGCAACCAAGGCGCCGTCGCGGCTGCCGCCATTGCTCATGAAGGTCCAGGTGCCGCTCGAATCGAACGGCACCAGGAGGGGCGTTGGCGGCGTAAAGCGGGGCTCAAAATAGAAGTCATTGTCGGGGGCATTGCGGTGATGTTCGAAGGTAGCCCAAACCATCTCGGGATGTCCGTTGACAGGCCCCACCACATGAATTCCGACCAAGGCCAACGTCTTTGGGATGCTTGGCATCTTGGGGTCGATCGTCCATTGGGTCGTACTGGTCTTTTGATAGTTGGGCACCACCGACGTGATCGTGATGTACTCATCGAGATTGCTGACGGTAGCCGCATCGACCCACGCGGTCTTCAACTCCATCGTCAGCGCGTTCGCATCGGGCAGCGTCGCGCCGTTCTGGGCGGCATACTGCACAATGGCGTTCAGTTCGGACTGGCTTGACGGGAACGGTGTCGTAGCCGGGAGCGCTCCGTTCGAGACCGCGGTGTTGAACCAAGCGTAGACGTCATTGGCATGAACACCGAAGTAGACGAGGGAGTCATTCAACGACAGCAGTGTGTCCCCACCACCGGCTTGACCGCCGGGCTGAATTTTCTGGGGCTTGGTGCCGCGCAGCGCAAACGCGTTATTCATCTTGCCGAACGTGTTGGGGACGTAGACGGCATTGCCGCCGCTATTGAAATTCACGTCAAAGAAAACGGGTGAATCGAGGACAATGCTGCCGCCGGCTGGCGATGTGATCCACAAGAACATCTGGTGTGCCCACTTGTAGAAGTCGCATTTGGTGTTTTGCAGTGGGAAGCTCACGCTGTCGGCAAAAGTGACCGAGCCATTGTCGGTGATGCTGCCGCTCGCAAACCAAGTGCTGAACTCGGTTGGCGAGATCGAGCATGCAGTGTCCACGTACTTCAGTGACGCATTGGCGGCCTTCGCCGGTGACGGGCCCAATGCAACGGCCAAGGCAATCACTCCGGCCAAGCCGGAAGCGCTGAAACGATTCATGATGGTTCGCTCCCAAGTGAATAGTGGTGCTTTCAATGTCACAGGACATTGACGCTGCCTGCGCGTCGCCAGCGTGAACGCCGCCAATGGCTCACAGGTAACCGGAGCGTATTACAAGTTCGTGCGCCGTGACATGTCGGAAACAGCAGGTCTGCAAATACCGTCCACATCGCTCGCCAAATCGATCGACGCGTCGTCCTGTCATGATCGTCCGATCAATGCTCGGTAACGCCGGCATGGATGGCAGCCTTGAAGTATAGTGCGGCGCAACCAGTCCGAACGGAGGCTCAAGTGCTGCTGGCAATGCGATCATCGCTGCTTGGGTGGGCCCAGTGAGCCGTCGGCGCGCACCTCGGGCCGCTCGAAACCCGGCGCCGCTTCCAGTGGCAGTCGAGGCGGCACCAAATTTCAGCTTGTGGCAGAGGGGTTTGATCTTTTTTCGGCATCTGATCCCGTTGTCGATCGTGCTGGTGCTCGGGCATTCGGCTGGTCATTTCCTGCTGCTCACGGTATTCAACTTGGCGTTGACCATGTCGACTCTGGCGGTCGTCGGGGTCGCGGTGTCGATGCGCGGCAAGTACATCAGCACGATGGACCAAATTGCCGGGCTCACGACGCTGCTCGCGGTCGGACTCGGGGTCACCTTGCTGTTGACGGCACTGTTTGGTTGGGTGGTTGCCGTTTTGATCGACGCCACCGAAGGCAGTCTGATGAACCCTGAGCTCATCGGTTCGGCCGCATTGATGTTGGTCTGCAACGTGCCCCATGCCTGGCGGCAGTATCAGGATGGCGTCAAGAACCCGATGAGTGAAGTGGCCGCACAACAGCGCGACCGACCGCTCATTTTCGCCCACCTGTTCAGCGCTGGCCTGGTGTTCATGCTGGCGCCCTATGCGTTTGAGTTCGGGCGAATCGGCCTTTTGATACTCGCGTGCTTGCTAACGGGAGTGTTCGTGTTTCGCGACTTACGGCCCGATCTGATCCGTCGGCTCGCGCCTGGCGGCGTCTGATGTCGGCGCTGTGAAAGGTTTGATGCGCAATGACTATTCGCCAAGGAGTGGTCCTTCTCAGATTCAGGCGGTGTTCGCGATTTTGGATCCATGCATCAACACCGAACGTTTCATCGTTGTCGGTGCGCCGTTGCTGCAAGCAGTGCCACGCACCGTTGACCGCAACGTGACGGTCGCATAGTGTCCCCGCAAACCCCTGTCCGTAGCGTTCATATGCCCGAAGTTGGGATGCCCTGGTCGGAAGCCGAGACACGCGCGATGCTGCGGGTGGCCCACAGGCGCTGGTATTTCTATGCGCTGTTGGTCGTCTTGCTGATGGTGTCGATCTGGATTGGTGTCAGCGGCATGTGGATGCAGATGCCGCTTGGCGCTCGCGCTCTGGCGATTGGCGTGGCGGGGTTCTGGGTCGTCGTGCTGTGGCAAAAACTCCGATTCGCCCGCGATGTGCTGGCCGACCAACACCGGATGCCTAACGAACATGTTGGCCCGGTTCACCTGTTGCCGCGGCAACGCGTTGGCTGGTTCGCGCCGATGAGCTATGAGCTTTGCAGCGGGAGCATTCGTGCCAGCGTCGGTTCTGTGTTGCCGGTTCTCGATTCAACCACCGGCTTGTACCGCATCCGTATCGGGGCAGTCTCACGATTCCTCGTCTCGATCGCGCCTTGCATCGACGCGCCTGACCCGAAACCTGCGCCGACGGCACCGGCGCCAAGCTTGAGCCCGCGCGAGCAGGCATTGCTGGATTTGTTGGCACGGGGGCTGTCCGACAAACAGATCGCGCGCGAACTGGGCCTGACGCCGGCAACCGTTCGCACGTACAACTCCAATCTGTTCAAGAAGCTGGGGATTGCCGATCGTGACGCCGCGGCGACTTGGGCGGCGCGCCAATCGGGCGACGCAAACTTGGCCGGACGCGACACGACCGCCGGCCCAGTGTCGAATTCATCGTGAAGGTCCAAGACCCCGCCGTAACCCCACTTTGGGTTGTCAATTGACACCGAGTCAACACCAATCCCCTGGCCATTCGGGCAACGCTTTTGCAAGCTTTGGGCGCCTCATCGGAGCCTGACATGTTGAACCAAAAACTGCCCGTCATCTGGAGTCCGCGTCAAGGATTCGTGATCCTGATCGCCTTTGTGGTGATCTATTTCGCACTGAGTGGTCTGCATATGGCGTGGGTCAAGCACACCATCGGGTTTGAGGCCTACCTCGGGCCAGGGCCGCGGATGCCACCCAAAGTGCTCATCCTGGGCCAACTGTTCAAAGCTGTCGCGATCGGTGCGGTACTTTACTGGCTGGCTCTGAAAACAGCGGCGCAGCCCGCTTCTGTGCTCGGGCTCAGAATGTGTGAACGGAAATGGTTGGTGTGGGCCCTAGCGCTGGCACTCGCTGGATTCGTGTTGATGCTGGTGTTGGCGAAGTTCATGGTGACCGCGCTGCCCGACTGGGCCCGATTTGCGCAGGCGCGATTTGCCTGGAGTGATGCGCCGGCGGGCCAGATGCTGCTGCTGATAGGGATGACCATCTTGATCACGCCCGTGGCAGAAGAACTGTTCTTCCGCGGGTTCCTGTTGCAATGGATGGGTTCCCGGCACCGGTTGTGGGCGGCAATCGGGATCAGCTCGTTGATGTTCGGCGCCTCTCACATCATCCCATCCCAGGTCATCGTCGCAACGTTTCTGGCGATGGGCATGTCGCTGCTGTTTCTCGCCTCGCGCTCGATCTTGCCGAGCCTGATCTGGCACATCGTCAACAACGCCATCGGCGTGGGCATGAGTCTCGCAGCGAATGCCGGCCTCTTGCCGTCGTGGCTGATGCCGACCGCAGGTTGAAGCACGTCAGCACGCCGCCTCAGTAAAGCGTTGCTTGCGGGATTTGGTTCGCCGCCGGGAAATGCGTTTTAGCCAGTGCATCGACTTATTCGATCATGGTATGTCGCTCATGCCAGATGGAATGGTGTCTCTAGCCGCAATCCGGCAGGACTACAGTGGAATGGCGCTTCCCGCGCTGGCAACTGGTCGCCCCCACCAACTCGAACGACGCAAGACCACGTGGCGGCTATGCCATCAGTCATCCGCCGACAGGCTGATTTCCGGGCCTATACTCGCGGCCCCGAATCGGACTGAGGAGCAAGGGCGATGCGTTGGTTGGGAGCTGCAATCTTTTTGATGCCAGTCTGTGCCCTGGCGCAGTCCGGGACTTGGGTGCCTTTGGGGCCAGCACCTGCCACGAATGGCCAGGTCGAAGGCATCGCGCAGGGCGAGGTGGTTGGTGCGGTGAATGCACTCGCCGCGCATCCGACCGACCCCGATGTCGTGTTCGCGGCGGCCGTCAACGGTGGCATTTGGCGCACCGGCAATGCGACGGCAAGCGCCCCGACTTGGGTACCGCAGACGGACAGTCTCGGCTCATTGTCGCTGACATCGATCGAGTTCGATCCCACCGATTCCAATGCCCAGACGCTCGTCGCCGGCTCTGGTCGCACCTCCAGTCTGAGTGGTCTGGGTGGCAGTTTGATCGGGTTGCTCCGGACGACGGATGGCGGCGCAAATTGGACACCGTTGACGGGCACCGGCGTCACGCTGGCGAATCGGCAAATCCGCGGCGTTGCGGCGCGTGGTGCCATCCTGATGGCGGCGGTCAACGCCGCAGCGGGCGATTCGAATGCTGGCATTTATCGGTCCACCGACACGGGCGCCACGTTCGTGCTTGCATCCGGTGGCGTCGGGACCGGGCTGCCAGTTGGCCGTTCCACGGACCTTGCGGCCGACCCAACCAACGCGGCCGTGCTGTACACACCCATCATCGATGGTGCGGCGCCGGGGATCTATCGCACCGCCGATACGGGTGCGACCTGGTCGCTCGTGTCCGACTCGGCCATGAACACGCAAATCACCAATTCGTCGCGCACGCGCATTGCTGTTGGCCGCAGCAATCAGGTGTATGTCGCGGTCATCCGTTCGGGGCGACTCTCCAATGTGTATCGGTCGGCCACGGGTACGGGTAGCTTCAGCGACCTGGGTGTGCCGACGACTACCGAATTGGGCAATGTGCAAATCGGCGCGCACACCGGTGGCCAGGGCGGCACGCACTTCTCCATGGCAGCCGATCCGCAAGACGTCAACGTGGTGTATCTCGCGGGCGACCGGCAACCCTATCCTGGTGAAGGTAACGGTTCGGCGGTGTTCTTTCCGACACCGAACTCGATTGGTGCGCAAGACTATTCTGGTCGCGCGTTCCGTGGCGAATTTGGCGGAACGCCAGTGTGGCGGCCGCTGACGCACAACGGCACGAGCAACAATTCCGCGCCACACGCCGACTCTCGGGACATGGTGTTCGCCGCAAACGGTGTGTTGCTGGAATCCGACGATGGCGGCGTTTATCGTCGCACCCAACCGAATTCCACTGCTGGTGTCTGGCAGACCGCGAACGGCAACTTGCAGACCACGGAGTATCACAGTCTTGCCTATGACAGCTTCAGCGACCGCGTGATGGGCGGCGCGCAGGATGTCGGGACGCATGACGAGGACGATGTTGCCCAGCGGCGCTTTCGCAGCGTTAGTACCGGTGATGGTGGCGATGTGACGGTAAGCGATGTCGGCGCGACCATAGTGTCCACGCGCTACAGCAGTTATCAGAACCTGGGGGCTTTTGCCCGGCGTACCGTGAACGCAAGCAATGTCGTGACGTCATTGACGTATCCGGACTTGGTGACCACCGACGGCACCACGTTCGTCGGGCAGTTCTATACGCCGATCATTGCGAATGCGGCGGCGGCCAATCGCCTGATCATTGGCGGCGGCGCGCCCGGCGCACCGGCCAATGCACCTGCAGGTGTGTTTGAGTCGTTGAATCAAGGTGACACGATGACGCGGGTCAGTGTCGATCAGATTCGCGCGTTCGCTGGGTCGCCGGTGGTCTATGGGATGCCGGGCAATCCCGGACTGCTGTTTTATTACGGCAATGACACCACCGTGGCTGGCGATCCGGCCGTTCTCAAACTTCGGACGAGCGACGCCGGATCACTGACGGCGCTGACGTCTCCAGGATCGATTGTTGACTTGGATATCGATCCGAGTGTGAATCCCGCCAGTTCCCCGGGTGCCGGCAGGTTGTTTGCGTTGACCGGAACGGCAGTGTTCTTCTCTAGCAACACGGGGTCCAGTTTCACGAACGTCACGGGCAATCTGATCACCGGTTTTGCACCCGGTGCGTTGCGTGCGATGGTCTTTATCCCCGATACGGATGGGGCCTTGGTAGTCGCCGGAGACCGCGGTGTATTCGCCGCTCGTGCCAGCAGCAACTACCTTGTCTGGCAACGCCTTGGAATCGGATTTCCGAATGCCCCGGTGTTCGAGTTGGACTACGACGGGTCCGACAATAAGCTGCTGGCCGGCACACTGGGACGCGGCGCGTGGGCATTGCCGGAGCCATTCGTTCTCGACGCCTTGTTCCGCGACAGTTTTGAGTGATGGGAGCAAAGACGATGAAACGAAAGGTTCTGTTGATTGCGCTATTGGCGATGGCGGAAGCGAGTCAGGCCGCACCGCTGGTGCTTAGTCCCGGCGTGTTGGTGGATACCGAGACTGGATTGGCGTTCGCGGCCAATCGAAACGGCTTCACGCAGCAGTTGCAACTGAGCGATGGCACGTCGATCTGGACGAGTCCAGAGCAGGCATTCCCGCTCGGCGTCGCTGATGGTTTTCTAGTCGCTCTGGCGCGTGCCGAAGCGCCGGGGTCTGCCAACGTGTTGCTGATGGATCCCAATACGGGCAACGTGGCCGACCGCATCAGTGTCGATTTGCCAGAGCCGGTCTCCGCTTCATTTTTTCCGCAGCCGGGTCAGCGGTTTGAGGCGACGTTGCAGGACACGGAAGAAGGCATGCGCTTTTACTGGCGACATGAGGTCCGGGCTTTGCGCGGCGCGGCGATGGTCGAGCTGGATGCCGGCGGCAACGAGGTCATCAATCCGGTCACCGTGACAAGCGGTGCGTTTGATTTGGTGGCGCACCAAAACCGCCAACTGGCGATACCGGTTCGCGCTGACGTCGCGCCGCCAGTGGCGCCAACGATTGCCTTGCAAGGCGCGGAGCGGATTCCTGGTATTGCCGGGGAGCAGTATCGGGCAGCCGACGACCGACACGTACTGAGTCCTGAAGCCAAGCCTCACGACGCGCTGCGCCAGATCTATACGTGGTCCGTGTATGACCGGGACGGTAATCGGGTGGGCCATTACACATCGCCCTATGCGCGTGCGCCCTATCTGGTTCGCAACAGCCAGTTGATTCTCCGCGAGCAACCCTTTGCGCATGCGGGCACCAACGGGCAGTGGCAAGAGCACAGCACGCGCCTGGTTGTGGCCGATCTGCAGACTGGCCGGGAGTTGTGGGACTTCGAAATCCTGGATCATCAATATCGCGGCCCGACCCCGCCCTGAGTGCGATTGCCAGCAAATCCCGCTCGCTTGCGAGCGGGAGCTGTCTAAAGATCAGACGACTGCCGTGCGGGCAGCACAGCGGGGAAACATGCGCCGTTTCCGTACCGCGCCGATCAAGGCCCACATCACGGTTGCCAGGCGCCTTGATGTGCGCCGGCGCACCAGCGCGAGATTCGGATCGGAGCACCTCAAGCGCCCTGAAGGACCTCAGCGACGGATAGCCGCTTGGCCTGCCAGGTTGGCCAAAGGCTCGCCAGAAACGCAACGATGGTGCAAATGAACAGCCAGGCCAACAGATCCTTTAGTGGGGCGAGCGTCACCGCTGGAAGTGTGAACATGATCCGGCCGAAGGCCTGTGCCAGCCAAGTCGCGGCCGGCCAGGCCACGGCAATTGAGAACACCCAGGCAAACAATGCGAGGCTGAGTGATTCGAGCAGGATCAGTCGCCCGATCCGCGTCGGCGTTGCACCGATTGCGCGCAGCACGGCGATCTCGCGCTGACGTTCCAGCACACCAAGATTGATCACTGCGGTCAGATTGAACCATGCGACCACCAACATGACGACGCCCATCGCACGAAGGAAGTCGAGGACCATCAACAAATGGTCCTCGATTGCCTCACGATTTGCGTCGGGTCGCCGACTCGAGCTGACGGTCCATCCGGCGTTTCCAAAGGCGTCGGTCAGCGCCTGGATCATCGCCAACTGCGCCGTCGCAGTCTGAGAGCGGCCTTGCACGAGCAAACTGAGTCGCGCGCCAGACAGGGGCTGCACGGTGGCGATCGGGGCATACGCCATCGCCTGCGGCCCGGCATCGAACGCTCCGATGACCCGCCAGGGTTCCGCACCCGTGTCCAAGAGAACGACCTCAGCGCCCACACGCAAGGTTGGTTGCGCGATCTGCAAGGCGCGACTGACGACGAGTTCGCGTGCTGATCCGGCGGTCAGCATCCGGCCGCTGCTCAAGCTGAGTGCGAGCATCTCGGAGTTGGCCGGGATGCCGAGCAGCGGAAATGAGGGTTCGATCAAACCGTCCTGAGCAGTGAGTGCGACGCTCTTCCGCGACCAGACTTCAGTCTTCAGGACGGCCGGCACGTCTGCACTGACTTGCGCCAATAATGTTGTTGGCGGCGGTTCGGACCACAACAACATGACGTCGTAGCGTTGACTGCGGAACAGATGATCGACCGCGCCTTGCACGGCCACACGCACGCTTGCGGCCGCGAGAAAAATCGCCCCGCCCAAACCGAGACCGAGGACACTCAGGAGCGCCCGGCGCGGTTGTCGGAACGCTTGATCAAGCGCCCAGCGCATTGGCACCGGCAGCAGCGCACGCCCTGGCAATCGCCAGCTGGCGTGCCCGATACCATCGGAGCCTTGCAGCAAGCCAGCTAGTACAGGGACGCCCAAGGTGCGCAGCACGGGTCCGAGGCTGGCAAGCATGGGTGCCAGTGCGCCGATGGCAAGCAGTAGCAAGAGCGTTCGCCAAGCCAGAGCGGCCATCGATGGATCGAAATTGAGCATTGACAGCTTCAGCGCGCCATAGGCGCTGCCGGCGTAAGCGACCACTGGCAGCACCAAAAGCGCCGCGAGCAGACCCTGTGTCGCCGATGCGCACAGATAGAGCATCAGGATGGTAGTCGGCCCGGCGCCGATGGTTTTCAAAACCGCGATCTGACGGGCCTCCCTGGCCAGCATCGCAGTCGTCAGGTTGTAGAACAGAAACAGCGCCGCGACAATCGCCGCGATCCCAAAGGCGGCTTGCGTGAGCAGCAGGGAATTCATTTGCCGAGCATGAATGTGTTCGCCCGGCTGAGGTACGTCGACCGCGCGCAGGGTCAAGCCCAATTCATGCGCCAGCCGGTTGATCGTCGCGGCAACCTCGCGCACCGATGCGCGCGTTGCGTTCGGATCGCGAACTCGAAACTGCAGACTATCGAATCCGCCCGCGGCGCCGAGTGATTGCAGCGTTTCGATGTCGGCAAAACCATAAGCGACATGTTCCATCCACGCTGGCGCCAGGGCTACATCGCGCGCCACGCCGCTGATCGTGAGCTGCCGCATTGACGTGGCCGCCAAGACCTCCAACGTCTCGACTTGATCGGCGGCTAGCAAGGTCAGCGCGGACTGTTCGAGCACGATCGTGTTTGGCGCCGGCGGCCAATTGCCACGTATCGGCTGTAGGCGGCCAAGATCGGTTGGTGTCCAATCCTGGTACGCAAACAGCTGCAGTGGGATCGTGCCCTGTTCGGTGTGCACCGTGGTGGACCAGACTCGGCGCGCACGCACGGCGGCAATCTCTGGTTGCGCGCGTACCGCCGCCAGCAGCTCGGGCGAAACGTGGTCGAAGCGCAAGGTCGCAGACACCGGCTGACTACGCAGAAACTGTTCGCTGATCGCCTGCTGCATGATCTCGAGCGCCGCGAGCACGGTCCCGGCCGCGAGCAAGGCAATACCAAGCGCCGCGATCGCGAGCCCGGTCCGAGCCCGAAATTGCTGCATATCGCGCCAAATCTTACGGAGCAACAGGGCGTTCATGTGGCGTCGCTCGGCAGCAGTCGGCCATCACTGAGCGCGAGCACGCGCTGAACCCCAGGGACGTGATGGCGCTCGTGCGTTACCAGAATGACCGATCGACCGGCTGCCGCAAGGCTGGCAAGCAGTTCGAGGAGCGTTGTGGCGTTTCGCGAATCCAGATTCCCGGTGGGCTCGTCTGCCAGAATCAGCGGCGGCTCATTGGCGAGTGCTCGTGCCACGGCGACGCGTTGCTGCTGACCGCCAGAAAGGGTTCCAGGGAGCCGATCTGCCGTATGACTGACACCGAGCTGATCGAGCAGCGCCAGCGCCCGGGATCGATGCGACGAACGCGGCCATTCGCCGAGCAGTGCCATGGGCAGCATGACGTTTTCCAAGACCGTCAAGGTGGGCAAGAGCTGAAAGAACTGAAACACGAAGCCGATTTGGCGGGCGCGCCATTGGGTCAGCGCCTGCTCGCTCAGCGCGGCCAGATTGGTGCCCGCCACCCAAAGTTCGCCAGATGAGGGTCGATCCAAACCACCCAGCAAATGGAGTAGCGTGGACTTCCCAGATCCCGATGCCCCAACCACTGCGA
It contains:
- a CDS encoding serine hydrolase domain-containing protein; amino-acid sequence: MQWNVVIRIAGALAIALAVQHVSACADKPNQSDGDAKRFSVQLDGWLTKTKVASASVAVVRDGRLAFVAAAGHASPERAASPETLYNVASLAKPLTAEMSLRLLHDRHWSLDEPLDTWWVDPDIADDPRAKQLTARILLSHQSGFPNWRDGRLAFAFAPGTRFGYSGEGYEYLARALAARAGSGFESLMTKTVLEPLGMRRTVQTKQPWLHDQFAIPYDAEGHPMPPQFARSASAADDLYTTATDYAQLILSAMQGSGISKSLSAARQDIQVDRLHDLCGDRAPSRCPSAAGFGLGWEIFKIGNQRYLMHTGRDTGTFALAYFSPERQTGVVILTNSDQGAAVVLPILDHLALDPAFTDWLRELASGP
- a CDS encoding GNAT family N-acetyltransferase; translated protein: MSTITVRHLEPADLPQIHALYGELQAYGDTLQLPYQPLSHWAQKLDPTRDGFYCLVAERAGEILGQLGLDLFRHPRRKHVATIGMGVKSTARRLGVGSALLSAAIDSCERWMNVRRIEIEVYTDNKAAIALYQKHGFVIEGTCRNYAYRDGRYVDAHVMARVTD
- a CDS encoding helix-turn-helix transcriptional regulator, translating into MPWSEAETRAMLRVAHRRWYFYALLVVLLMVSIWIGVSGMWMQMPLGARALAIGVAGFWVVVLWQKLRFARDVLADQHRMPNEHVGPVHLLPRQRVGWFAPMSYELCSGSIRASVGSVLPVLDSTTGLYRIRIGAVSRFLVSIAPCIDAPDPKPAPTAPAPSLSPREQALLDLLARGLSDKQIARELGLTPATVRTYNSNLFKKLGIADRDAAATWAARQSGDANLAGRDTTAGPVSNSS
- a CDS encoding CPBP family intramembrane glutamic endopeptidase is translated as MLNQKLPVIWSPRQGFVILIAFVVIYFALSGLHMAWVKHTIGFEAYLGPGPRMPPKVLILGQLFKAVAIGAVLYWLALKTAAQPASVLGLRMCERKWLVWALALALAGFVLMLVLAKFMVTALPDWARFAQARFAWSDAPAGQMLLLIGMTILITPVAEELFFRGFLLQWMGSRHRLWAAIGISSLMFGASHIIPSQVIVATFLAMGMSLLFLASRSILPSLIWHIVNNAIGVGMSLAANAGLLPSWLMPTAG
- a CDS encoding WD40/YVTN/BNR-like repeat-containing protein, giving the protein MRWLGAAIFLMPVCALAQSGTWVPLGPAPATNGQVEGIAQGEVVGAVNALAAHPTDPDVVFAAAVNGGIWRTGNATASAPTWVPQTDSLGSLSLTSIEFDPTDSNAQTLVAGSGRTSSLSGLGGSLIGLLRTTDGGANWTPLTGTGVTLANRQIRGVAARGAILMAAVNAAAGDSNAGIYRSTDTGATFVLASGGVGTGLPVGRSTDLAADPTNAAVLYTPIIDGAAPGIYRTADTGATWSLVSDSAMNTQITNSSRTRIAVGRSNQVYVAVIRSGRLSNVYRSATGTGSFSDLGVPTTTELGNVQIGAHTGGQGGTHFSMAADPQDVNVVYLAGDRQPYPGEGNGSAVFFPTPNSIGAQDYSGRAFRGEFGGTPVWRPLTHNGTSNNSAPHADSRDMVFAANGVLLESDDGGVYRRTQPNSTAGVWQTANGNLQTTEYHSLAYDSFSDRVMGGAQDVGTHDEDDVAQRRFRSVSTGDGGDVTVSDVGATIVSTRYSSYQNLGAFARRTVNASNVVTSLTYPDLVTTDGTTFVGQFYTPIIANAAAANRLIIGGGAPGAPANAPAGVFESLNQGDTMTRVSVDQIRAFAGSPVVYGMPGNPGLLFYYGNDTTVAGDPAVLKLRTSDAGSLTALTSPGSIVDLDIDPSVNPASSPGAGRLFALTGTAVFFSSNTGSSFTNVTGNLITGFAPGALRAMVFIPDTDGALVVAGDRGVFAARASSNYLVWQRLGIGFPNAPVFELDYDGSDNKLLAGTLGRGAWALPEPFVLDALFRDSFE